The Montipora capricornis isolate CH-2021 chromosome 3, ASM3666992v2, whole genome shotgun sequence genome window below encodes:
- the LOC138044105 gene encoding putative nuclease HARBI1, protein MADMLLFGRLADARRARPRRFRLFNARLDDYLSENDVKSRFRFGRASINYLVDLLSDDLARNTARNHALSPLVQVLVALRFFASGSFLEVIGDTFGLPKSTVPRCITSVSQVLVRRQHMFIVWPDEDRKTVIKQAFFAKNGFPGVIGCIDCTHIRIQAPRVNENDFVNRKGYHSLNVQAICNHKGMFTNVVAKWPGNAHDSFIFQDSLIYDKLNDEIKDLEDGFLIGDSGYGCKPFIMTSYPHPSTQHQEAFNEALGKTRVKIEQSFGIFKRRFHLMHSEIRMDPVKVSQLVGACAVLHNIAILRNDMYHPGETLLENDQPDVPPYDGPEDGLKIRDYICEHYF, encoded by the exons ATGGCCGACATGTTGCTGTTTGGTCGTCTTGCTGATGCAAGACGCGCCAGGCCGCGGCGTTTTAGGCTTTTTAATGCACGTTTGGATGACTACTTAAGCGAGAACGACGTCAAGTCGAGATTCCGTTTTGGTAGAGCCTCCATAAATTACCTTGTCGATTTGTTGTCCGATGATCTAGCGAGAAACACCGCTCGTAATCACGCACTTTCGCCACTTGTTCAAGTTCTTGTAGCCTTACGTTTCTTCGCATCTGGAAGTTTCCTGGAGGTAATCGGCGATACATTCGGGCTACCAAAATCCACGGTCCCACGCTGCATAACTTCAGTATCACAGGTTCTAGTACGCCGTCAACATATGTTCATTGTTTGGCCGGATGAGGACAGGAAAACTGTGATCAAACAGGCCTTCTTCGCCAAGAACGGCTTCCCAGGTGTGATCGGGTGCATTGACTGCACACACATCCGCATTCAAGCGCCACGTGTCAATGAAAACGACTTCGTGAATCGAAAAGGATATCATTCTCTGAACGTACAAGCGATTTGTAATCATAAAG GTATGTTCACCAATGTGGTGGCAAAGTGGCCTGGGAATGCACACGATTCCTTTATCTTCCAAGACAGCCTTATCTATGACAAGCTAAATGATGAGATAAAGGACTTGGAAGATGGCTTCCTGATTGGTGATAGTGGATATGGCTGTAAGCCTTTTATAATGACATCCTACCCCCACCCCAGTACACAGCACCAGGAGGCTTTCAATGAGGCTTTAGGCAAAACCAgagtgaaaattgagcagtcaTTTGGAATCTTCAAGAGAAGATTCCATCTCATGCACTCTGAAATACGAATGGATCCCGTCAAGGTCTCGCAGCTCGTAGGCGCCTGTGCAGTTCTGCATAATATTGCAATCCTTCGAAATGACATGTATCATCCAGGAGAAACCCTGCTTGAAAATGACCAACCAGATGTGCCCCCATATGATGGCCCTGAAGATGGGTTGAAAATTAGAGATTACATTTGTGAACATTACTTCTGA